The DNA window CCGGCACAAAACTCTTCATGAAATCGAAGAAATAGGGAAGGCGTTCGAAAAACTTGCCCGAATTCGCGCTGTTGGCGAAGTCGAGCGAGGCGCCGAGGATGATGACGAAGACCACGATTGAAACGATGGTGTAGATCCGCCGCGTTCGAACTTGGCTCTGATAATTATCGAGGATGGTGCGGGAGCTCTCCTGCAATCCGTTCAGAGAGTTCGCGCCGGCCGAGTGCGCCATATCTGGCTTCCTTTTTGGAAAACGGCGGCACCATCATGATGCCGCCGCAAGACTGTTCAGACTCAGGATCAGCCGCCGATCACGGCCTTACGGGCGTCGATGATTGTCTGGTAGAAGCTCTGGTCCACCGGCGCCCAGTCAACGTAGCCGCCGCCGGTGAACGATTCGAAGCAGCTCTTGTCGGTCTTCGGCAGCTCGGCGAAGTAGGCGGTAACCTTCTTCTGGAGATCGGCCGGCAGCTTCTGGGAAACCATCAGCGGACCGTTCGGGATGAGCGGCGACTTCCAGACCTCGACGATATCGTCCATGTCGAGCAGGCCCTTGGCGACCATCTGGTGCAGGTTGCCGGAGGTGTAGCCCTGCGCCCACTCGCCCTGACCGGAACCGAAGGTGGTGCCGACGTCGAACTTCTTGTCGAGAACGCCGAGAACGAGGTTCTCATGGCCGCCGCCGAAGCCGGTTTCAGAGAAATACTGCTTGACGGGAGCGCCGGTGTCTTTCGGAAGGGCAACGTTAGGAACGAGGTAACCGGAGGTGGAGTCGGGATCGGCGAAGCCGAGCTTCTTGCCCTTGGCGTCGGCGAGCGTCTTGATGCCGGAATCCTTGCGGGCAACCATGATCGAATAGTAGCCGGTCGAACCGTCGGCCTGCTTCGTGGTCAGAACCGGGGTAACGGCGTTCGGATCTTTGATATAAACCGCGGCGTAGGAGGCAGCGCCCATGACGGCGAGGTCGATCGTGCCACCGAGCAGGCCCTGGATGACGCCGTTGTAGTTCGGCGATGGGAAGAGCTGGACTTCGGAAACACCGGTGGCAGCGGTCAGGCCCGGCTTGACGCACTCGGTGCGGCGAACCTGGTCGGCTTCGTTTTCACCGCCATCGAGTCCGATGCGGAGCACCTTGACGTCCTGTGCGGCGGCATTGCCGGCGAGGGCGGCTACGGCGATGGTAGCCATCAGGATATTGCGGAATGCAGACATGGAAGTCTCCTTTTGTGACGTGGCTTGTCAGTTGGTTCTCCGGCCGTTGTCCCGTCGGCCGGAAACGGTTCAATGCATGGCGGCGGCTTTGGCCGTCATGCCGGATGATGCGATTTCGGGGCGACGAGTGGATTCAATGCTGGTCGAGGTCACCGTTTCGTCGATGCCGGCGCCGTCCTTATCCGTCCCGTAGATTTCCTTGACAGCCTCCGCGGTCAACTCCGAGGGCTTTCCGTCGAAGACGACGCGGCCACCGGCCATGCCGATGATGCGCTCACAGTAGTTGCGGGCGGTGTCGAGCGTGTGCAGATTGGTGATTACGATGATGCCCTCGCGCTCGTTGATATCGCGCAGCGCATCCATGACGATCTTGGCGTTCAGCGGGTCGAGCGAGGCGATCGGCTCGTCGGCGAGAACCATCTTCGGGTTCTGCATGAGCGCGCGGGCAATCGCCACGCGCTGCTGTTGTCCGCCGGAAAGCGTGCCGGCCGGCTGCAGCGCCGTCTGCTCAATGCCGAGGCGTTCGAGCGCGGCGATGGCGTGAATACGCTCCTCGCGTGTGAAGACGCTGAGCAGGCTCAGAAGCGTCGAGCGGTGATTGAGCCGGCCGAGCATGACATTTGTGAGAACATCAAGGCGCGGCACCAGGTTGAACTGCTGGAAGATCATCGCACAGTCGCGCTGCCAGTTGCGCAGCGCCCGGCCACGAAGTCCGGAGACTTCGACGCCGGCAAAGTGAATCGAGCCGGAGCTCGGCTCCTGGAGCCGGTTGATAATGCGCAGGAGCGTCGACTTGCCGGCGCCGGAGCGGCCGATGATGCCAACCATCTGACCCTGAGAAATCTCGAGTGTGACGGCGTCGACGGCGAGTTTGTTTCCGAATCGACGTGTGACATCCTTCAGCGTGAACATCATGCTCTTCCCCTGCATCCCGGGCCTTTATCAGGATCGCATTAGTCCCGCTTGATGACCCTCAGATGTCATATTTGTGTAAGTCTTGTCACAATTCCTGGCGCTGGTATCGGAGGTTTAGCCGCCGTAGCGGGAGAGGAAATCTTCCGCGCTCAGGTTGCGAAAATCCTGGAGTGCCAGGCGCAGCCGGTCATGTTCCCAATCCCACCAGGCGAGTTCGTCCATGCGTTCTCCGAGCGCCTCAGAAAACCGATCGCGGATCAGCCGGGCCGGGACGCCGCCGACGATCGTGTAGGACGCGACGTCTTTCGATACGACGGCACCGGCGCCTATCACCGCGCCGTTGCCGACGCTGACGCCCGGCAGGATCGTCGCCCCATGGCCGATCCAGACGTCATTGCCGATCGTCACGCGATTCAAGCGCCGCCAGGCGAAGAAATCCTCCTCCATGTCGCCGTCCGGCCAGTAATCTGCGGCGCGATAGGTGAAATGGTGCAGCGTCGCGCGCCAGGTCGGATGGTTGGTGGCGTTGATGCGAACGGCGGCGGCAATATTGACGAATTTGCCGATCGTCGCGCACCAGATGGAGCCGTCCTGCATGATGTAGGAATAGTCGCCGAAGGTTACCTCGCTGATGCGGCAGCGTTCCGAGATTTCGGTATAGCGCCCGAGGGTGGAATCGCTGACGGATGCAGTCTCGTCGATATAGGGCTCAAGGCCCAGCTTCCGGTTCATGCAGCGATCTTTCGTGGAGAGAACTGCTGGACATCGAGGATGCGCTCGGCGACGGCTTCGCGCACTTCCTCGTCGTGGAAGATGCCGAGGAGAGCAACGCCCGCCCGCTTCTTTTCGGCAATCATGCTGACGACGACGGCCCGATTTCGTGCATCGAGCGACGCTGTGGGTTCGTCGAGAAGCAGGATCGTATGGTCGGTGATGAAGCCGCGCGCGATGTTGACCCGTTGTTGTTCTCCGCCCGAAAAGGTGGCGGGCGGAAGCTGCCAGAGCGTTTCGGGCAGGTTGAGTTTGGCGAGCAGGGCACCGGCCTTTTCCCGCGCCGCCACGGCCTGTTCGCCGCGTGCGACAAGCGGCTCGGCCACTACGTCTATGGCCGCGACACGCGGGACGGTGCGCAGGAATTGGCTGACATAGCCGAGCGTATGGCGCCGCACGTTGAGCACGGTGCGCGGGTCGGCCGAGGCAAGATCGACGATGCGCCCGTCGTGGTGGACGAGGATCTGCCCGGTATCGACGGCATAATTGCCGTAGATCATCTTGAGCAGCGAGCTCTTGCCGATGCCAGAGGGGCCGCCGAGCACGACGCATTCGCCTGACGACACAGAGAAGGCGACGTCGGAGACGACGGGCAGCCTGATGCCGTCGCGCAGGTGCATGGTGAAGCTTTTCGAGACTTCGGAAACGACGAGGGGCGTGGCCATGATTCTTCTTTCCTGGTTTCTAACGATGGCTCAGACCTGCAGGATCGAGGAGACGAGCAGCTGGGTGTAAGGCTCCCGCGGATCGTCGAGCACACGATCTGTCAGACCGTGTTCGATGACGCAGCCATCCTTCATCACCATCATCCGGTGCGAGAGAAGCCGGGCGACGGCGAGATCGTGGGTGACGATGATGGCCGAGAGGCCAAGATCGTTGACGAGGCCGCGCACCAGATCGAGCAGGCGCGCCTGCACCGAAACGTCGAGACCGCCGGTGGGTTCGTCCATGAAGACGAGGCGCGGCCCGGTGACGAGATTGCGGGCAATTTGCAGGCGCTGGCGCATGCCGCCGGAAAAGGCGCGCGGCTGGTCGTCGATGCGCTCTGCGTCGATCTCGACACGTTCGAGCCAGTCGATGGCGGCCGAGCGGATCTTGCCGTAGTGCCGGTCGCCGATCGCCATCAGCCGTTCACCGACATTGGCGCCGGCCGAGACGGTCATGCGCAGCCCGTCGGCGGGGTTCTGGTGTACGAACCCCCAGTCGGTGCGCATCAGGAAGCGGCGCTCGGCCTCATTCATATGGTAGAGGTCGCGGTAGCTGCCGTCGCGCATGTGGTACTCTACGCTGCCGGTGGTCGGCATCAGCCTGGTGGAGATGCAGTTGAGCAGCGTTGTCTTGCCGGAACCCGATTCGCCGACGATGGCGAGCACCTCGCCGGGCCAGAGCTCGAAGGAGACGTTCCGGCAGCCGATGCGATTGCCGTAGAATTTTGAGAGGTCGTTGACTTTGAGAAGCGCCGTGTCGGTCATTCCGCAGCCTCCCGGGCCAGCATTTCGCCGGCATGCCCCTGCGCCCGGCGATCTTCGCAATGGTCGGTATCGGAGCAGACGAACATGCGGCCGCCCTTGTCGTCGAGGATGACCTCGTCGAGGTAGACATCTTCTGCGCCGCAGAGCGCGCAGGGTTTGCCGAAGCGCTGGATCTCGAAGGGATGGTCTTCGAAATCCAGGCTGACGACGTCGGTATAGGGCGGCACGGCATAGATGCGCTTTTCGCGACCGGCGCCGAAAAGCTGCAGCGCTTCCGACTTGTGCATCTTCGGATTGTCGAACTTCGGTGTCGGCGAAGGATCCATGACGTAACGTCCATGCACCTTGACCGGATAGGCATAGGTGGTGGCGATGCGACCGTTGCGCGCGATGTCCTCGTAGAGCTTCACATGCATGAGGCCGTATTCTTCGAGCGCATGCATCTTGCGGGTCTCGGTCTCGCGGGGCTCAAGGAAGCGCAGCGGCTCTGGGATCGGCACCTGATAGACCAGCACCTGGCCGGCTCCGAGCTTTTCCTCCGGGATGCGGTGGCGCGTCTGGATGATCGTCGCATCCCTGGTATGCGTCGTCACCGCGACATTGGCGACCTTTTGGAAGAAGGCGCGGATGGAAACGGCGTTGGTCGTATCGTCGGCGCCCTGATCGATGACCTTCAGCACGTCGTCAGGCCCGATGATCGAGGCCGTCACCTGCACGCCGCCGGTGCCCCAGCCGTAGGGCATCGGCATTTCGCGCGAGGCGAAAGGCACCTGGTAGCCTGGAATGGCGATTGCCTTCAGGATGGCGCGGCGGATCATCCGCTTGGTCTGCTCGTCGAGATAGGCGAAGTTGTAGCTGGCGAGATCGCTCATTCGGCGGCTTCCTTCATGTCTTCGCCAGCACTGCGGGCGGCTTCGAATTCGCGGCGCATGCGGCGGACGAGATCGAGTTCGGCCTGGAAGTCCACATAATGCGGAAGCTTCAGGTGCTCGACGAAACCGGTCGCCTGGACGTTGTCGGAATGGGAAATGACGAATTCCTCATCCTGCGCAGGCGCGGTGATGTCCTCGCCGAGCTCTTCGGCGCGCAACGCCCTATCGACCAGAGACATCGCCATCGCCTTGCGCTCGCTCTGGCCGAAGACGAGGCCGTAGCCGCGGGTGAATTGCGGCGGCGCCTTGGCCGATCCCTTGAACTGGTTGACCATCTGGCATTCAGTGATTTGGATTACGCCGAGCGAGACGGCGAAGCCGAGCTCCGCCACGTCGAATTCCACCTCGACTTCGCCGATGCGGATCTCGCCGGTGAAGGGGTGATTGCGGCCATAGCCGCGCTGGGTGGAGTAGCCGAGCGCCAGCAGGAAGCCCTCGTCGCCCCGGGCAAGCGCCTGCAGGCGCAGGTCGCGGGTCATCGGGAATTCCATCGGCTCGCGGGTCAGGTCGCCGATCTCGTGATCTTCCGGCATGTCGCCGTCTGCCTCGATCAGGCCTTCCTCGCCGAGAATTTCGGATACGCGCATGACGCGGCCGGTCTCCGCCGTACGCTGGGCAGGCGCCTCGACCGCTTCGTCCTGAAGCAGCGAGGGATCGAGCAGCCGATGGGTATAATCGAAGGTAGGCCCAAGAAGCTGGCCGCCCGGCAGATCCTTGTAGGTCGCCGAGATGCGCCGTTCGATCGTCATATCAGCCGTGTCGAGCGGCCTTGAATAGCCGAAGCGCGGCAGAGTCGTGCGGTAGGCGCGCAGCAGGAAGATCGCCTCGATCATATCGCCGCGCGATTGGCGGATGGCGAGCGCTGCAAGCGTGCGGTCGAAAAGCGAGGCCTCCGCCATCACGCGGTCAACGGCGAGGCCCAACTGCGCCACGATCTGGTCGATGCCGATCGCCGGCAGAGAACGGTCGCCGCGGCGGCGGTCGGCAAGCAGGCGGTGGGCATTGGCAATGGCGGCCTCGCCACCCTTGACGGCAACATACATGAGCTCAGATCTCCGTTGCTGTGATCTTGGTGGTGCGCGGCAGACAGAGGAAGCGTTTGCCCGATGTCAGCACGATGTCGATGCCGCGCGGAAAGAGCGCACGATTGTCCGTCCAAAGCGGCAGAAAGGTCTCGGGCAGCCCCCTGGGCGCGATCTCAGTCTCGCTCTGGATGCCGGGGCCGATCAGTGCCAATCTGCGCCCGCCCTCCAGCTCGGCGAGTTCGATGATAATGGTCGTCGAACGGTCGGGATATTCCTGCGTGCCCGATGCAAAGACGCCGAAGGAGGAAAGCGCGGTACCGGCTTCCGTGAAAGCGAAGCGCGCCTCGGCCTTTTCGCTCGTCAGCGGAGCGCCAGTGTGGAAGCCGAGCCATTCCGGCACAGCCGATTTGGCCAATCCCTGCGAAAGCCAGACCGGCGTGTCATGGTCGCAAAGTGTCAGCGCGATCGCGCCGGCGGCGATGCCGAACGGCCCGGGCGGAGCGATATCGGGCTCAACGGTCTGGATCGTGCCGGGACGGGCCATGCCGTCCATCAGCATCTTGAAAACGCTCTGGGCGTGGAACACCGGGGCGGCAAAGCCGCCGATCAGGGCTTCTATCTTCAGACCCATCAGTCGTCACCCCGCACCATAGTGAAAAAGTCGACGCGGGTTGCCGCCGTCTCATCCGCCTTACGGCGTTCGGCAGCGGCTATCCGTTCCTCGATCGGCAGAAGCAGGGCCTGTTCCACAAATTCCCTGGTCGCCTCCTGCTGCCAGAGCGCGTCGAACATCGCCGCAAGACGGGCCTTTTCCCGGTCGGTGCCGAGCGCCTGCGCATGCCCGACCGATCCGGAGTCGAGCCGGACCGAAGCACGCGTCACCGTCACTTCCCCAAGATTGAAGGCGGCTCCGCCGCCACCGATGCGCCCGCGCACCATCACCAGGCCGGTTTCGGGTCCGCGCACCGGCTGCACCTGAGGCTTTTCCGGCAACGCATCCCAGACCGCCGAGAGCTCGCTTCGTTTTGCGCGCGCCAGCAGATCGGCGGCGCGTTTGCGCGCCGACACCCTCTGTGACGCAGCGTCCCTATTCTCCGCTGATATCATCGCCATCTTCCCGGAAATATCTATTGATATAGACAACTATACAAGATATTTCTAGGCTTAGATCGAAGTCGTGACAAGGGTGTGACATCTCAGGCGTAACGCATCTTTTCGCTGCGCAGGCGACTCTGTAACGCTTTGATCCAAGCAGTGGGAATGAAGTGGCAGGGCAGGGTGGAATGGCGGGATTGAAGCAGGTGCAAAGGCAAACGGGTGTGGCGCTTTGGCGTCAGATTGCCGACCGGATACGGGAGGCGATCAGCGCCGGCGCCTATGACGAAACTGGAATGGTGCCGCCAGAAACCGGGCTGGCGCTGCAGTTCGGCGTCAACCGGCATACGGTGCGCAGCGCTCTGGCGGCGCTGGCGCAAGAGGGGATCGTGCGTGCGGTGCAAGGTCGCGGCACGCTGATCGAGCGCAAGGAGCGCTTCAACTTCCCGATCACGCGGCGCACCCGCTTTACCGCCGGTATCGGCGATCAGGCGCGCGAGATGCGAGGACTTCTGCTCGAGGAGGCAAAGGAGGAGGCGAGCGCCGAGGTCGCTCGCTGGCTTGGCCTGAAGCCGGGAGCAGAGGTGATCCGGCTTGAAACGCTGCGCGAGGCCGACAAGCGGCCGGTTTCAAGGGCGACGAGCTGGTTTCCCGCCGAACGTTTCGCCGGGATCGGCGAGGCCTACCGAAATCACGAATCGATCACCAAGGCTTTCGCCGAACTCGGGCTGGTGGACTACGTCCGGGCGACAACCGAGGTAACGGCGGCGCATGCTGCTACTGCCGATCTGGCTGACCTAGAGCTCACCCCTGGCGCGATCCTTCTGATCGCCAAGGCGATGAACACCGATCTTGATGGCGTGCCGGTGCAATATTCCATTAGCCGGTTTGCGGCTGATCGGGTGCAGTTCACCATCGAGAATTGAGGCTTGGCGTGCCGACCGGCTCCGGTGGCACGCCTACTTGAATTCAATGCGCGCCGGACATATCGCCCAGCACTTCCTTGGAAGCGACGGTGGAATCCGCATTCAGCTTGTAGACCATGGGAACGCCGGTCGCGAGGTTGAGGGCAAGCACGCCTTCTTTGCTGAGCTTGTCGAGCACCATGACGAGCGAACGCAGCGAATTGCCATGCGCGGCAACCAGCACCTTCTCGCCGCGCAGCACGCGCGGCAGGATTTCCGTGAGGTAGTAAGGCCAGACGCGCGCGCCGGTGTCGCGCAGGCTCTCGCCGCCGGGCGGCGGCACGTCGTAGGAACGGCGCCAGATATGCACCTGTTCCTCGCCCCATTTGGCGCGCGCATCATCCTTGTTGAGGCCGGAGAGGTCGCCGTAGTCACGCTCGTTCAACGCCTGGTCGCGGATCGTCTCGAGGTCAGGTTGACCGACCTTGTCGAGAATGAGCTTCAGCGTGTGCTGCGCGCGAACCAGAGCCGAGGTAAAGGCGATGTCGAATTTGATCCCGTATTCGGCAAGTGCGGCGCCGCCCGCATTGGCTTCCTGGATGCCGAGCTCGGTCAGATCGGGATCCTTCCAGCCGGTGAAGAGATTCTTCAAGTTCCAGTCGCTCTGGCCGTGACGAACGAGGACGAGGGTACCGCTCATGAATATGCCTCCGTAATATCCTTATTGGGAAGAAAGCCCGAGCACGTCGAGCATGGAATAGAGCCCCGGCTTCTTGTCGCGCGCCCAGAGCGCCGCCTTGATGGCACCGCGTGCGAAGATCGAACGGTCGGCCGCACTGTGCGACAGGCTGACGATTTCGCCTTCGCCGGCGAAAAGCACGGAATGCTCGCCGATGACGGAGCCGCCGCGCAGCGTCGCAAAACCGATCGTACCCGCCTCCCGGGCGCCGGTATGTCCATCGCGCACCCTGACCGATTTCGAGGCGAGATCGACATTGCGGCCCCTGGCCGCCGCTTCGCCGAAAAGAAGTGCAGTGCCGGAAGGGGCGTCGACTTTGTGCTTGTGATGCATTTCCAGGATCTCGATGTCCCAATCAACAGGATCGAGCGCCCGCGCCGCCTGTTCGACCAGGACGCTGAGCAGATTGACGCCAAGGCTCATATTGCCCGACTTGACGATGCGGGCATGGCGTGCCGCGGCGGCGATCTTCGCGTTGTCCTCGGTCGAGCAGCCCGTCGTGCCGACGACATGAACGATACGGGCCTGCGCGGCGAGGCCGGCGAATTCCACGCTTGCGGCAGGCGAGGTGAAGTCGAGCACGCCTTCGGCATGGAGAAATGCCTGGAGCGGGTCGTCGCCGATCATGACTCCGGTCGGGCCGAGGCCCGCCATCTCGCCAGCATCCTTGCCGACGAAGGGCGAGCCGACACGCTCGACGGCAGCGTGCAATGTCACGCCGTCGATCGAATGGACGAGCCGGATCAGCGTCTGTCCCATGCGTCCCGCCGCGCCAACCACCACTAGTTTCATCGCAGCATCGCTCATGTCCGTCTCACCAAGTTAGTTTGAATCGGAGGCCGAAGGCCTCTGCAGGTTGTTGAGGCGAGCGTAAAGACCGTCACTGACCTTCGCAAGCGCCTCGTGATTGCCTTCCTCGACGACCCGGCCCTGCTGCATGACGACGATCTTGTCGGCGCGCACCACGGTCGACAGCCGGTGGGCAATGACGACGACGGTGCGCCCCGTCATCGCCTCGTCGAGCGCCTTCTGCACGGCGGCCTCGGATTCGGTGTCGAGGGCCGACGTCGCTTCGTCGAGGAGCAGGATCGGCGCCTTGCGCACCAGTGCGCGCGCGATGGAAAGCCGCTGACGCTGGCCGCCCGAAAGCGTCACGCCGTTTTCACCGACCGGCGTATCGTAACCCTGTGGCTGGGCCGAGATGAAATCATGCGCATAGGCGAGCCGAGCCGCCTCTTCCACCTCGGCATCGGTCGCTTCCGGCCGGCCGTAGCGGATGTTGTCGCGGATCGTACCCTCGAACAGGTAGGGCTGCTGCGAGACATAGGCGAGCTGCTGGCGCAGCGACTTCTTGGTGATGTGGGCGATATCCTGTCCGTCGATCAGGATCTCGCCTTCACGCGGATCGTAGAAGCGCGGAATGAGGCTGATGACGGTGGATTTGCCAGCGCCCGAGGGGCCGACGAGCGCCGTGGTCGCTCCGCCCTCGGCGACGAAGCTGACGTTGTTCAGCACGCTTTCATTGCCGTAGGCGAAGGAAACATTGCGGAATTCGATGCGCGCCTGCGTCACCGTCAGCGGCCGGGCATCCGGGAGGTCGCGCTGGCGCGGCTCCATGTCGAGCAGTTCGTAGATCATCCGCGCATTGACGACGGCGCGTTCCATCTGCACCTGCAGGCGGGCAAGGCGGCGGGCCGGGTCATAGGCAAGCAGCAGCGCCGTCACGAAGGAGAAGAAGGCGCCCGGGGCCACATTGTAATAGATCGAGCGATAGGCGGCATAGGCAAGCACGCTGGCGACGGCAAAGCCCGCAAAGCTCTCCGTCAGCGGCGAAGTGCGTTCGGAAAGCCGGGCAATCCGGTTCGCCCGGTTCTCGGCGGCCGTGATGAGCTTGTTGACCTTGTTCTCCAGCTCCTCTTCCATCGTGAAGGCTTTGACGATGGCAATACCCTGGATCGTCTCCTGCATCGCCCCCAGCACGTGGCTGTTCAGATGCACGGCCTCGCGGGTTGCCGAGCGAAGCCGCTTGGAAACATAACGCAGCGCATAGAGCAGCGGCGGCGCCATGATGAACACGGCCAGGCTGAGCAGCGGGTCCTGAAGGACCATCACGCCGATCAGCGAAACGAAGGTCAGGAGGTCGCGCACCGTCGAGGTGATCGTCAGATTGAGCACGTCGCGGATGCCGCTGACGTTCTGGCTCACCTGCGCGGCGATATGGGCCGACCGTGCCTCACTGAAAAAGCCGACAGAAAGCGTCATCAGATGCGCATAGAGGCGGCGCTGATATCGGGCGACGATATTGTTGCCGACCTTGGAAAGCGCCACGGCCTGGCCGTAGCTGGCAAAACCGCGCAACACGAAGGCAACGAAGATCGAAAGACAGATGATCCAGACGACGTCGGCGCGGCGGTTGGCGAAGGCCTCGTCGATGATCGCCCGCATGATCCATGCAGTGAACGCCGTCGAAAGCGCCACGACCACGAGGCAGGCGATCGCAAAGACATAACCCCAGAGATGGTCGCGGCCGTTTTCAGCGATGATGCGCTTCAGGATGCCGGTCACGGTATCGCTGTTGACGCTCTGCTTTCTGCTTTCCGCGGCTTCCAAAAATGAGCTTTCCTGTCCTGTGCCGGCGCGCCATGGATGCGGCACGCGCTTTTGCCGGCTCTATAAAGAGTTAGGATTGGTTTGGCTAGAGCGCCGCGCGTCCGACTGGGCGGGCCAGCACGCTCTGCCTGCCTTGGGCGCGGGGTCAACGCCGCCAGCGGCGGCCTTCCGTCGATACGCCGAAATTCGCCGGCATTCGGGCATAGGCGGAAAGCCCGGCAAGGGCTGCCAGCGGATGCGTCACCACATAGGTGGGAATGGTGCGAAGCAGCGCTGTAT is part of the Rhizobium bangladeshense genome and encodes:
- the phnD gene encoding phosphonate ABC transporter substrate-binding protein, whose translation is MSAFRNILMATIAVAALAGNAAAQDVKVLRIGLDGGENEADQVRRTECVKPGLTAATGVSEVQLFPSPNYNGVIQGLLGGTIDLAVMGAASYAAVYIKDPNAVTPVLTTKQADGSTGYYSIMVARKDSGIKTLADAKGKKLGFADPDSTSGYLVPNVALPKDTGAPVKQYFSETGFGGGHENLVLGVLDKKFDVGTTFGSGQGEWAQGYTSGNLHQMVAKGLLDMDDIVEVWKSPLIPNGPLMVSQKLPADLQKKVTAYFAELPKTDKSCFESFTGGGYVDWAPVDQSFYQTIIDARKAVIGG
- the phnC gene encoding phosphonate ABC transporter ATP-binding protein, with protein sequence MFTLKDVTRRFGNKLAVDAVTLEISQGQMVGIIGRSGAGKSTLLRIINRLQEPSSGSIHFAGVEVSGLRGRALRNWQRDCAMIFQQFNLVPRLDVLTNVMLGRLNHRSTLLSLLSVFTREERIHAIAALERLGIEQTALQPAGTLSGGQQQRVAIARALMQNPKMVLADEPIASLDPLNAKIVMDALRDINEREGIIVITNLHTLDTARNYCERIIGMAGGRVVFDGKPSELTAEAVKEIYGTDKDGAGIDETVTSTSIESTRRPEIASSGMTAKAAAMH
- a CDS encoding DapH/DapD/GlmU-related protein, producing MNRKLGLEPYIDETASVSDSTLGRYTEISERCRISEVTFGDYSYIMQDGSIWCATIGKFVNIAAAVRINATNHPTWRATLHHFTYRAADYWPDGDMEEDFFAWRRLNRVTIGNDVWIGHGATILPGVSVGNGAVIGAGAVVSKDVASYTIVGGVPARLIRDRFSEALGERMDELAWWDWEHDRLRLALQDFRNLSAEDFLSRYGG
- the phnL gene encoding phosphonate C-P lyase system protein PhnL is translated as MATPLVVSEVSKSFTMHLRDGIRLPVVSDVAFSVSSGECVVLGGPSGIGKSSLLKMIYGNYAVDTGQILVHHDGRIVDLASADPRTVLNVRRHTLGYVSQFLRTVPRVAAIDVVAEPLVARGEQAVAAREKAGALLAKLNLPETLWQLPPATFSGGEQQRVNIARGFITDHTILLLDEPTASLDARNRAVVVSMIAEKKRAGVALLGIFHDEEVREAVAERILDVQQFSPRKIAA
- the phnK gene encoding phosphonate C-P lyase system protein PhnK, with translation MTDTALLKVNDLSKFYGNRIGCRNVSFELWPGEVLAIVGESGSGKTTLLNCISTRLMPTTGSVEYHMRDGSYRDLYHMNEAERRFLMRTDWGFVHQNPADGLRMTVSAGANVGERLMAIGDRHYGKIRSAAIDWLERVEIDAERIDDQPRAFSGGMRQRLQIARNLVTGPRLVFMDEPTGGLDVSVQARLLDLVRGLVNDLGLSAIIVTHDLAVARLLSHRMMVMKDGCVIEHGLTDRVLDDPREPYTQLLVSSILQV
- a CDS encoding alpha-D-ribose 1-methylphosphonate 5-phosphate C-P-lyase PhnJ → MSDLASYNFAYLDEQTKRMIRRAILKAIAIPGYQVPFASREMPMPYGWGTGGVQVTASIIGPDDVLKVIDQGADDTTNAVSIRAFFQKVANVAVTTHTRDATIIQTRHRIPEEKLGAGQVLVYQVPIPEPLRFLEPRETETRKMHALEEYGLMHVKLYEDIARNGRIATTYAYPVKVHGRYVMDPSPTPKFDNPKMHKSEALQLFGAGREKRIYAVPPYTDVVSLDFEDHPFEIQRFGKPCALCGAEDVYLDEVILDDKGGRMFVCSDTDHCEDRRAQGHAGEMLAREAAE
- a CDS encoding carbon-phosphorus lyase complex subunit PhnI, whose amino-acid sequence is MYVAVKGGEAAIANAHRLLADRRRGDRSLPAIGIDQIVAQLGLAVDRVMAEASLFDRTLAALAIRQSRGDMIEAIFLLRAYRTTLPRFGYSRPLDTADMTIERRISATYKDLPGGQLLGPTFDYTHRLLDPSLLQDEAVEAPAQRTAETGRVMRVSEILGEEGLIEADGDMPEDHEIGDLTREPMEFPMTRDLRLQALARGDEGFLLALGYSTQRGYGRNHPFTGEIRIGEVEVEFDVAELGFAVSLGVIQITECQMVNQFKGSAKAPPQFTRGYGLVFGQSERKAMAMSLVDRALRAEELGEDITAPAQDEEFVISHSDNVQATGFVEHLKLPHYVDFQAELDLVRRMRREFEAARSAGEDMKEAAE
- the phnH gene encoding phosphonate C-P lyase system protein PhnH, whose protein sequence is MGLKIEALIGGFAAPVFHAQSVFKMLMDGMARPGTIQTVEPDIAPPGPFGIAAGAIALTLCDHDTPVWLSQGLAKSAVPEWLGFHTGAPLTSEKAEARFAFTEAGTALSSFGVFASGTQEYPDRSTTIIIELAELEGGRRLALIGPGIQSETEIAPRGLPETFLPLWTDNRALFPRGIDIVLTSGKRFLCLPRTTKITATEI
- the phnG gene encoding phosphonate C-P lyase system protein PhnG encodes the protein MISAENRDAASQRVSARKRAADLLARAKRSELSAVWDALPEKPQVQPVRGPETGLVMVRGRIGGGGAAFNLGEVTVTRASVRLDSGSVGHAQALGTDREKARLAAMFDALWQQEATREFVEQALLLPIEERIAAAERRKADETAATRVDFFTMVRGDD
- the phnF gene encoding phosphonate metabolism transcriptional regulator PhnF codes for the protein MAGLKQVQRQTGVALWRQIADRIREAISAGAYDETGMVPPETGLALQFGVNRHTVRSALAALAQEGIVRAVQGRGTLIERKERFNFPITRRTRFTAGIGDQAREMRGLLLEEAKEEASAEVARWLGLKPGAEVIRLETLREADKRPVSRATSWFPAERFAGIGEAYRNHESITKAFAELGLVDYVRATTEVTAAHAATADLADLELTPGAILLIAKAMNTDLDGVPVQYSISRFAADRVQFTIEN
- a CDS encoding 2,3-bisphosphoglycerate-dependent phosphoglycerate mutase produces the protein MSGTLVLVRHGQSDWNLKNLFTGWKDPDLTELGIQEANAGGAALAEYGIKFDIAFTSALVRAQHTLKLILDKVGQPDLETIRDQALNERDYGDLSGLNKDDARAKWGEEQVHIWRRSYDVPPPGGESLRDTGARVWPYYLTEILPRVLRGEKVLVAAHGNSLRSLVMVLDKLSKEGVLALNLATGVPMVYKLNADSTVASKEVLGDMSGAH
- the dapB gene encoding 4-hydroxy-tetrahydrodipicolinate reductase, producing MSDAAMKLVVVGAAGRMGQTLIRLVHSIDGVTLHAAVERVGSPFVGKDAGEMAGLGPTGVMIGDDPLQAFLHAEGVLDFTSPAASVEFAGLAAQARIVHVVGTTGCSTEDNAKIAAAARHARIVKSGNMSLGVNLLSVLVEQAARALDPVDWDIEILEMHHKHKVDAPSGTALLFGEAAARGRNVDLASKSVRVRDGHTGAREAGTIGFATLRGGSVIGEHSVLFAGEGEIVSLSHSAADRSIFARGAIKAALWARDKKPGLYSMLDVLGLSSQ